In one Aeromicrobium erythreum genomic region, the following are encoded:
- a CDS encoding MFS transporter: MTSSVDLAAPETSTPRAAHVGLAIISLALGGFAIGTTEFVTMGLLKEIAAGIDESIPTTGHVITAYAFGVVVGAPVIVALGARLPRRELAVGLILALGVGNAVTALASGYVPVLAARFLAGLPHGAYFGVASLLAASLVPPHRRGRAVSRVMLGLSVATVAGVPAATWLGQELGWRAAYWAVVVLAVLAAAMMLLFVPHQAADRTSSIRGELSALKRPQVLFAVSAGMVGFGGLFAMYSYVAPIVTDVTGLADSSIPWFLLAFGIGSVLGSWLAGPLADWDVPRLVIWGFVATIAVLVVFHQTAGLVVPAALGIFAIGALGSLVAIGLQIRLMDAAGDAQMLGAALNHSALNIANGLGAWLGGVVIAAGYGYRAPSLVGAALAVAGLLIFLAGLLAQRRTV, from the coding sequence GTGACTTCTTCCGTGGACCTGGCAGCGCCCGAGACGAGCACCCCGCGCGCCGCGCACGTGGGGCTGGCCATCATCTCCCTCGCGCTCGGCGGCTTCGCGATCGGCACGACCGAGTTCGTCACGATGGGTCTGCTCAAGGAGATCGCCGCCGGCATCGACGAGTCGATCCCCACCACCGGGCACGTGATCACCGCGTACGCGTTCGGCGTCGTGGTCGGTGCGCCCGTCATCGTGGCCCTCGGGGCGCGGCTTCCGCGCCGTGAGCTGGCGGTCGGCCTGATCCTCGCCCTGGGCGTCGGCAACGCGGTCACGGCGCTGGCGAGCGGCTACGTGCCCGTGCTCGCCGCACGCTTCCTCGCCGGCCTGCCCCACGGCGCGTACTTCGGCGTCGCCTCGCTCCTCGCCGCCTCGCTGGTGCCGCCACACCGCCGCGGTCGCGCGGTCAGCCGCGTCATGCTCGGTCTGTCCGTCGCCACCGTGGCCGGCGTGCCGGCCGCCACCTGGCTGGGCCAGGAGCTCGGCTGGCGGGCCGCCTACTGGGCCGTGGTCGTGCTGGCGGTGCTGGCCGCGGCGATGATGCTGCTCTTCGTGCCGCACCAGGCGGCCGACCGCACGTCCAGCATCCGCGGCGAGCTGTCGGCGCTCAAGCGTCCGCAGGTGCTGTTCGCCGTGTCCGCCGGCATGGTCGGCTTCGGGGGGCTGTTCGCCATGTACAGCTACGTGGCGCCGATCGTCACCGACGTCACCGGCCTCGCGGACTCCTCGATCCCCTGGTTCCTCCTGGCCTTCGGCATCGGGTCGGTGCTCGGCTCGTGGCTGGCCGGACCGCTCGCCGACTGGGACGTCCCGCGGCTCGTGATCTGGGGCTTCGTGGCGACGATCGCCGTGCTCGTCGTCTTCCACCAGACGGCAGGGCTCGTCGTGCCGGCCGCTCTCGGCATCTTCGCGATCGGTGCCCTCGGCAGCCTCGTGGCCATCGGCCTGCAGATCCGGCTCATGGACGCCGCAGGCGACGCGCAGATGCTCGGTGCAGCGCTCAACCACTCGGCGCTGAACATCGCCAACGGGCTGGGTGCCTGGCTGGGCGGCGTCGTCATCGCCGCCGGCTACGGGTACCGCGCCCCGAGCCTGGTCGGCGCCGCGCTGGCGGTCGCCGGGCTCCTGATCTTCCTGGCGGGCCTGCTGGCCCAGCGCCGCACCGTCTGA
- a CDS encoding catalase, with the protein MTHEIPQPDDGTAIATAPTPEAQKGSTTETGAPAVSDRNSLTLGADGPILLHDRHLLEQMAHFNRERVPERNVHAKGSGAFGTFVTTEDVSAYTKAALFQPGVETEMLARFSTVAGEHGSPDTWRDPRGFALKFYTTEGNYNLVGNNTPVFFVRDTMKFQHFIRSQKRRGANGLRDNHMQWDFWSLNPESAHQVTYLMGDRGIPRSYRHMNGYGSHTFLWINAAGDKHWVKYHFHSQQGVQGLTGEDADRIAGHDADFHRRDLFEAIEAGDYPSWRLSVQLMPYEDAKTYRLNPFDLTKVWPHEDYPLVEVGTMTLDRNPQNFFAEIEQAAFEPSAVVPGIGFSPDKMLLGRVFSYSDTQRYRIGPNYHQLPVNRPKNVQHHNTYTFDGPMAYDHSGDQPVYAPNSEGRGYSDEVGVVEDGWEADGPMIRQAYTLRPDDDDFSQAGALVREVWDDAQRERFVETVAGHLLGGVTGEVLERALDYWRHVDEATAKQIEELVRAGLGGDNPGGEDDQAKDLVANALVETRTHAG; encoded by the coding sequence ATGACGCACGAGATCCCCCAGCCCGACGACGGCACCGCCATCGCGACCGCGCCGACGCCCGAGGCGCAGAAGGGCTCGACGACGGAGACCGGCGCACCTGCGGTCTCGGACCGCAACAGCCTGACGCTCGGCGCGGATGGCCCGATCCTGCTGCACGACCGTCACCTGCTGGAGCAGATGGCGCACTTCAACCGTGAGCGGGTGCCGGAGCGCAACGTGCACGCGAAGGGCTCGGGTGCGTTCGGCACGTTCGTGACGACGGAGGACGTGTCCGCGTACACGAAGGCGGCGCTGTTCCAGCCGGGCGTCGAGACCGAGATGCTCGCGCGGTTCTCGACCGTCGCGGGCGAGCACGGCTCGCCGGACACGTGGCGCGACCCGCGCGGGTTCGCGCTGAAGTTCTACACGACGGAGGGCAACTACAACCTCGTCGGCAACAACACTCCGGTCTTCTTCGTGCGCGACACGATGAAGTTCCAGCACTTCATCCGCAGCCAGAAGCGGCGCGGCGCGAACGGTCTGCGCGACAACCACATGCAGTGGGACTTCTGGTCGCTGAACCCGGAGTCGGCGCACCAGGTGACGTACCTGATGGGCGACCGCGGCATCCCGCGCTCGTACCGGCACATGAACGGCTACGGCTCGCACACGTTCCTGTGGATCAACGCCGCCGGCGACAAGCACTGGGTGAAGTACCACTTCCACAGCCAGCAGGGCGTGCAGGGACTGACCGGTGAGGACGCCGACCGCATCGCGGGCCACGACGCCGACTTCCACCGGCGCGACCTGTTCGAGGCGATCGAGGCCGGCGACTACCCGTCGTGGCGCCTGTCGGTCCAGCTGATGCCCTACGAGGACGCGAAGACCTACCGGCTCAACCCGTTCGACCTCACGAAGGTGTGGCCGCACGAGGACTACCCCCTCGTCGAGGTGGGCACGATGACGCTGGACCGGAACCCGCAGAACTTCTTCGCCGAGATCGAGCAGGCGGCGTTCGAGCCGTCGGCGGTGGTGCCGGGCATCGGGTTCAGCCCCGACAAGATGCTGCTCGGTCGCGTCTTCTCCTACTCCGACACGCAGCGCTACCGGATCGGCCCGAACTACCACCAGCTCCCGGTGAACCGGCCGAAGAACGTGCAGCACCACAACACGTACACGTTCGACGGTCCGATGGCCTACGACCACAGCGGCGACCAGCCGGTGTACGCCCCGAACAGCGAGGGTCGTGGCTACAGCGACGAGGTGGGCGTGGTCGAGGACGGGTGGGAGGCCGACGGTCCGATGATCCGCCAGGCGTACACGCTGCGCCCGGACGACGACGACTTCAGCCAGGCCGGGGCCCTCGTGCGCGAGGTCTGGGACGACGCGCAGCGCGAGCGGTTCGTCGAGACGGTCGCTGGCCACCTGCTGGGCGGCGTGACCGGCGAGGTGCTGGAGCGGGCCCTGGACTACTGGCGCCACGTGGACGAGGCGACGGCGAAGCAGATCGAGGAGCTCGTGCGCGCGGGCCTGGGTGGCGACAACCCGGGCGGCGAGGACGACCAGGCGAAGGACCTCGTGGCCAACGCGCTCGTGGAGACGCGCACGCACGCCGGCTGA
- a CDS encoding NADP-dependent isocitrate dehydrogenase has protein sequence MAKIIYTHTDEAPLLATYSFLPVIEAFASTAGVEVETRDISLSGRILAAFADVLPADQKVDDALAELGALAKTPEANIIKLPNISASIPQLKAAVKELQEQGFDLPAYPDNPTSDAEKDTKARYDKVKGSAVNPVLREGNSDRRAPASVKAYARKNPHSMGAWSSDSKTEVATMGADDFRSNEKSVVLDADDTLTIQHVATDGSTTVLKDGLKVLAGEVVDATVMRAAALDTFLAEQVQRAQDLDVLFSVHLKATMMKVSDPIIFGHVVRAYFADVFAQYGDDLAAAGLSANDGLGGILSGLDALDNGAEIKAAFEQRLAEGPRLAYVDSDKGITNLHVPSDVIVDASMPAMIRTSGHMWGADGQEHDTLAVIPDSSYAGVYQAVVEDCKAHGAYDPTTMGSVPNVGLMAQAAEEYGSHDKTFEIETAGTVQVVDSSGDVLLEHDVEPHDIWRACQTKDVPIRNWIELAVTRARATGAPAIFWLDETRAHDANLIAKVNAYLPELDTDGLTIEIMAPAEATTYSVERIRRGEDTISVTGNVLRDYNTDLFPILELGTSAKMLSVVPLINGGGLFETGAGGSAPKHVQQLVKENYLRWDSLGEFFALAASFEHLATTAGNARAQVLADTLDRATGTFLDEDRSPGRKLGTIDNRGSHFYLALYWAEELAKQTEDAELASAFADVAGALRGNEQTIVDELLAVQGSPADIGGYYRPSDEKAEKVMRPSSTLNEVLGSLSV, from the coding sequence ATGGCCAAGATCATCTACACGCACACCGACGAGGCCCCGCTGCTGGCGACCTACTCGTTCCTCCCCGTCATCGAGGCCTTCGCCTCGACGGCCGGCGTCGAGGTCGAGACCCGCGACATCTCGCTGTCCGGTCGCATCCTGGCCGCGTTCGCCGACGTGCTCCCCGCCGACCAGAAGGTCGACGACGCGCTCGCCGAGCTCGGCGCGCTGGCCAAGACGCCCGAGGCCAACATCATCAAGCTGCCCAACATCAGCGCCTCGATCCCGCAGCTCAAGGCCGCGGTCAAGGAGCTGCAGGAGCAGGGCTTCGACCTCCCCGCGTACCCGGACAACCCGACCAGCGACGCCGAGAAGGACACCAAGGCGCGCTACGACAAGGTCAAGGGCAGCGCCGTCAACCCGGTGCTCCGCGAGGGCAACTCCGACCGCCGCGCCCCCGCGTCGGTCAAGGCCTACGCCCGCAAGAACCCGCACTCCATGGGTGCCTGGAGCAGCGACTCCAAGACCGAGGTCGCCACCATGGGCGCCGACGACTTCCGCTCCAACGAGAAGTCCGTCGTCCTCGACGCCGACGACACCCTCACCATCCAGCACGTCGCCACCGACGGCAGCACCACCGTCCTCAAGGACGGCCTGAAGGTCCTCGCCGGCGAGGTCGTCGACGCCACCGTCATGCGCGCCGCCGCCCTCGACACCTTCCTCGCCGAGCAGGTCCAGCGCGCCCAGGACCTCGACGTCCTGTTCTCGGTGCACCTCAAGGCCACCATGATGAAGGTCTCCGACCCGATCATCTTCGGCCACGTCGTGCGCGCCTACTTCGCCGACGTGTTCGCGCAGTACGGCGACGACCTCGCTGCGGCCGGCCTCAGCGCCAACGACGGCCTGGGCGGCATCCTCTCCGGTCTCGACGCGCTCGACAACGGCGCCGAGATCAAGGCGGCCTTCGAGCAGCGCCTCGCCGAGGGACCGCGCCTCGCCTACGTCGACTCCGACAAGGGCATCACGAACCTGCACGTGCCGAGCGACGTCATCGTCGACGCGTCGATGCCCGCCATGATCCGCACGTCGGGCCACATGTGGGGCGCGGACGGCCAGGAGCACGACACCCTCGCCGTCATCCCGGACTCCAGCTACGCCGGCGTCTACCAGGCCGTCGTCGAGGACTGCAAGGCGCACGGCGCCTACGACCCGACCACGATGGGCTCGGTGCCCAACGTCGGCCTCATGGCGCAGGCGGCCGAGGAGTACGGCAGCCACGACAAGACCTTCGAGATCGAGACGGCCGGCACGGTGCAGGTCGTCGACTCCTCCGGCGACGTGCTCCTCGAGCACGACGTCGAGCCGCACGACATCTGGCGCGCCTGCCAGACGAAGGACGTGCCGATCCGCAACTGGATCGAGCTCGCCGTCACGCGGGCCCGCGCCACCGGCGCCCCCGCGATCTTCTGGCTCGACGAGACCCGCGCCCACGACGCGAACCTCATCGCCAAGGTCAACGCCTACCTGCCCGAGCTCGACACCGACGGCCTCACGATCGAGATCATGGCGCCGGCCGAGGCGACCACCTACTCGGTGGAGCGCATCCGTCGCGGCGAGGACACCATCAGCGTCACCGGCAACGTGCTGCGCGACTACAACACCGACCTGTTCCCGATCCTGGAGCTGGGCACGAGCGCGAAGATGCTCTCCGTCGTCCCGCTGATCAACGGCGGTGGACTGTTCGAGACCGGTGCGGGCGGTTCCGCGCCGAAGCACGTGCAGCAGCTCGTCAAGGAGAACTACCTGCGCTGGGACAGCCTCGGCGAGTTCTTCGCGCTGGCGGCGAGCTTCGAGCACCTGGCCACCACGGCCGGCAACGCGCGCGCCCAGGTGCTCGCCGACACGCTCGACCGCGCCACCGGCACCTTCCTCGACGAGGACCGCTCGCCGGGCCGCAAGCTCGGCACGATCGACAACCGCGGCAGCCACTTCTACCTCGCCCTCTACTGGGCCGAGGAGCTGGCGAAGCAGACCGAGGACGCCGAGCTGGCGTCCGCGTTCGCCGACGTCGCGGGTGCGCTGCGCGGCAACGAGCAGACGATCGTCGACGAGCTGCTCGCCGTCCAGGGATCGCCCGCCGACATCGGCGGCTACTACCGTCCGTCGGACGAGAAGGCCGAGAAGGTCATGCGTCCCTCGAGCACCCTCAACGAGGTCCTCGGCTCGCTCAGCGTCTGA